From Acipenser ruthenus chromosome 23, fAciRut3.2 maternal haplotype, whole genome shotgun sequence, the proteins below share one genomic window:
- the LOC117413387 gene encoding serine/threonine-protein phosphatase 2A catalytic subunit alpha isoform produces the protein MDEKAFTKEIDQWVEQLNECKQLTESQVKTLCEKAKEILTKESNVQEVRCPVTVCGDVHGQFHDLMELFRIGGKSPDTNYLFMGDYVDRGYYSVETVTLLVALKVRYRERITILRGNHESRQITQVYGFYDECLRKYGNANVWKYFTDLFDYLPLTALVDGQIFCLHGGLSPSIDTLDHIRALDRLQEVPHEGPMCDLLWSDPDDRGGWGISPRGAGYTFGQDISETFNHANGLTLVSRAHQLVMEGYNWCHDRNVVTIFSAPNYCYRCGNQAAIMELDDTLKYSFLQFDPAPRRGEPHVTRRTPDYFL, from the exons ATGGACGAAAAGGCGTTCACGAAGGAAATAGATCAATGGGTCGAGCAACTCAACGAATGCAAGCAGCTAACCGAAAGTCAAGTCAAAACGCTCTGCGAAAAg gCTAAAGAAATCTTAACGAAAGAATCAAATGTCCAGGAGGTGCGGTGTCCAGTCACAGTCTGTGGAGACGTCCATGGGCAGTTTCATGACCTTATGGAACTATTCAGAATCGGAGGCAAATCACCAGACACAAACTACCTTTTCATGGGCGACTATGTTGACAGAGGGTATTATTCTGTGGAAACAGTCACATTGCTTGTAGCTCTTAAG GTTCGATATCGTGAACGCATCACAATCCTTCGAGGGAATCATGAAAGCCGACAGATCACACAAGTATATGGTTTTTATGATGAGTGTTTAAGGAAATACGGCAACGCAAACGTTTGGAAATACTTCACAGACCTCTTTGATTATCTTCCTCTAACTGCCTTGGTAGACGGTCAG attttcTGTCTCCATGGAGGGCTGTCACCGTCTATAGATACACTGGATCACATCAGAGCCCTTGATCGTTTACAGGAAGTTCCACATGAG ggTCCAATGTGCGACTTACTGTGGTCAGATCCAGATGACCGTGGTGGTTGGGGAATCTCTCCGCGAGGTGCTGGTTACACCTTTGGTCAGGATATTTCTGAAACTTTTAATCATGCCAATGGCCTTACCTTGGTCTCACGAGCTCATCAGCTGGTAATGGAG GGGTACAACTGGTGTCATGATCGCAATGTGGTAACCATTTTCAGTGCACCAAATTACTGTTATCGCTGCGGCAACCAGGCTGCCATAATGGAACTTGATGACACTCTTAAATACTCCTT CTTGCAGTTTGACCCTGCACCTCGCAGAGGAGAGCCCCATGTGACACGTCGCACTCCTGATTACTTCCTGTAA
- the LOC117431303 gene encoding S-phase kinase-associated protein 1 produces the protein MPTIKLQSSDGEIFEVDVEIAKQSVTIKTMLEDLGMDDEGDDDPVPLPNVNAAILKKVIQWCTHHKDDPPPPEDDENKEKRTDDIPVWDQEFLKVDQGTLFELILAANYLDIKGLLDVTCKTVANMIKGKTPEEIRKTFNIKNDFTEEEEAQVRKENQWCEEK, from the exons ATGCCCACCATTAAACTACAGAGTTCTGATGGAGAGATTTTTGAAGTTGATGTTGAAATTGCAAAACAGTCTGTAACAATTAAGACTATGCTGGAAG ATTTAGGAATGGATGACGAAGGTGATGATGATCCTGTTCCTCTTCCCAATGTTAATGCAGCTATTCTTAAAAAG GTAATCCAGTGGTGCACTCATCACAAGGATGACCCCCCTCCTCCTGAGGATGATGAAAACAAAGAGAAGAGAACAGACGACATCCCTGTCTGGGATCAGGAGTTCCTCAAAGTAGACCAGGGGACTCTTTTTGAACTAATTTTG GCTGCAAACTATTTGGACATCAAGGGCCTTCTAGATGTCACTTGTAAGACAGTTGCGAATATGATCAAAGGCAAAACTCCAGAAGAGATTCGGAAGACTTTCAATATAAAAAATGACTTTACCGAGGAAGAGGAAGCACAG gtaCGCAAAGAGAACCAGTGGTGTGAAGAAAAATGA